A genomic window from Pyxidicoccus trucidator includes:
- a CDS encoding ATP-dependent helicase, with protein sequence MSLHESVLLEDLNPPQREAVLHGDGPLLVLSGAGSGKTRVITRRVAHLVKVRGVFPWRILAVTFTNKAAREMRERLTQLLGAQANDLVVSTFHSSAALILRREAEHVGLTRSFVIYDDGDQLNVVKRAMRDAGIEVPMQPREILHRIDQEKNAARLPEQMQVEPGDERGLIIRKVYAAYQARLRTANAVDFGDLLLLLVTLFRTKPDVLANYRRRFHHVLVDEFQDTNPVQYELLMQLAPPPSSNLVVVGDDDQSIYRWRGANVDNILEFPQQYAGAKVVKLEQNYRSDQNILSAAHEVISRNTRRMPKKLWSDRQKGQTLNLLLNRDERSEAQEVARQILALQREGFIKFSSMAVFYRVNAQSRVLEEALRLARVPYTLVSGRSFYDRAEVRDASAYLRLMVNPRSDADLLRIINTPARGIGDTTVERVTDHANSRGVSLYEALAEPEGIPALNSTAVKRLKGFRALLASLTAFAQDAKDAAGAVHQMLEETKLVETLQAEGSDESQTRAENLKEFLGAAQEFDLNRAAAAVQAAQNAPAEVPPEVDAAPLSADTPPLQAFLEQISLVGEADAEVGDGRVALMTLHAAKGLEFDAVFMTGLEDGVFPHARSLKGEDPDSSEDMAEERRLCYVGFTRARKRLFVSLAQCRSLFGELRYNPPSRFLQDVPPALFGISEQEVPAPSRAVAVAPRKRTWDEDDGPRIDRSYSQASSDMDGVGGDVRGMRVRHEQFGVGRIVSADGSGPNAKVTVEFGGSVGLKRVIARFLMPG encoded by the coding sequence GTGAGCCTCCACGAATCCGTCCTTCTCGAAGACCTGAACCCGCCCCAGCGCGAGGCCGTGCTGCACGGCGACGGCCCCCTGCTCGTCCTGTCGGGCGCCGGCAGCGGCAAGACGCGCGTCATCACCCGCCGGGTGGCGCACCTGGTGAAGGTCCGCGGCGTCTTCCCGTGGCGAATCCTCGCCGTCACCTTCACGAACAAGGCGGCCCGGGAGATGCGCGAGCGTCTCACCCAGCTGCTCGGTGCCCAGGCGAACGACCTGGTGGTGAGCACGTTCCACTCGTCGGCGGCCCTGATTCTGCGGCGCGAGGCGGAGCACGTGGGGCTCACGCGCTCGTTCGTCATCTACGACGACGGGGACCAGCTCAACGTGGTGAAGCGGGCCATGCGCGACGCGGGCATCGAGGTGCCCATGCAGCCGCGTGAAATCCTGCACCGCATCGACCAGGAGAAGAACGCGGCCCGCCTGCCGGAGCAGATGCAGGTGGAGCCGGGCGACGAGCGCGGCCTCATCATCCGCAAGGTGTACGCGGCCTACCAGGCGCGGCTGCGCACGGCGAACGCGGTGGACTTCGGCGACCTGCTGCTCCTGCTGGTGACGCTGTTCCGCACGAAGCCGGACGTGCTGGCCAACTACCGTCGCCGCTTCCACCACGTGCTGGTGGACGAGTTCCAGGACACCAACCCGGTGCAGTACGAGCTGCTGATGCAGCTGGCGCCGCCCCCGTCGTCGAACCTGGTGGTGGTGGGCGACGACGACCAGTCCATCTACCGCTGGCGCGGCGCCAACGTGGACAACATCCTCGAGTTCCCGCAGCAGTACGCTGGCGCGAAGGTGGTGAAGCTGGAGCAGAACTACCGCTCGGACCAGAACATCCTCTCGGCGGCGCACGAGGTCATCAGCCGCAACACGCGGCGCATGCCCAAGAAGCTCTGGTCGGACCGCCAGAAGGGCCAGACGCTCAACCTCCTGCTCAACCGGGACGAGCGCTCCGAAGCGCAGGAGGTGGCGCGGCAGATTCTGGCGCTCCAGCGGGAGGGCTTCATCAAGTTCTCCAGCATGGCGGTGTTCTACCGGGTGAACGCACAGAGCCGCGTGCTGGAAGAGGCGCTGCGGCTGGCGCGGGTGCCGTACACGCTGGTGAGCGGACGCAGCTTCTATGACCGGGCGGAGGTGCGCGACGCCTCGGCGTACCTGCGGCTGATGGTGAACCCGCGCTCGGACGCGGACCTGCTGCGCATCATCAACACACCGGCGCGTGGCATCGGTGACACCACGGTGGAGCGGGTGACGGACCATGCCAACTCGCGCGGGGTGAGTCTGTACGAAGCCCTGGCCGAGCCGGAGGGCATCCCCGCGCTCAACTCCACGGCGGTGAAGCGGCTGAAGGGCTTCCGCGCGCTGCTGGCCTCGTTGACCGCCTTCGCGCAGGACGCGAAGGACGCGGCGGGCGCCGTCCACCAGATGCTGGAAGAGACGAAGCTGGTGGAGACGCTGCAGGCCGAGGGCAGCGACGAGTCCCAGACGCGCGCGGAGAACCTCAAGGAGTTCCTGGGCGCGGCGCAGGAGTTCGACCTGAACCGGGCGGCAGCGGCGGTGCAGGCGGCGCAGAACGCGCCCGCCGAGGTGCCTCCGGAGGTGGACGCGGCGCCGCTGTCGGCGGACACGCCGCCCCTGCAGGCCTTCCTGGAGCAGATTTCCCTGGTGGGCGAGGCGGACGCGGAGGTGGGCGATGGCCGGGTGGCGCTGATGACGCTGCACGCGGCGAAGGGCCTGGAGTTCGACGCGGTGTTCATGACGGGCCTGGAGGACGGAGTCTTCCCGCACGCGCGCTCGCTCAAGGGCGAGGACCCGGACTCCAGCGAGGACATGGCCGAGGAGCGGCGCCTCTGCTACGTGGGCTTCACGCGCGCGCGCAAGCGGCTCTTCGTGAGCCTGGCGCAGTGCCGCTCGCTGTTCGGCGAGCTGCGCTACAACCCGCCCAGCCGCTTCCTGCAGGACGTGCCCCCGGCGCTGTTCGGCATCAGCGAGCAGGAGGTGCCGGCGCCGTCCCGGGCCGTCGCGGTGGCCCCGCGCAAGCGCACGTGGGACGAGGATGACGGGCCGCGCATCGACCGCTCGTACTCGCAGGCGTCGTCGGACATGGACGGCGTGGGCGGGGACGTGCGCGGCATGCGCGTGCGCCACGAGCAGTTCGGCGTCGGCCGCATCGTCTCCGCGGACGGCAGCGGGCCCAACGCGAAGGTGACGGTGGAGTTCGGCGGAAGCGTGGGCCTCAAGCGCGTCATCGCCCGCTTCCTGATGCCGGGGTGA
- a CDS encoding PaaI family thioesterase gives MSDSPSDPSSKPSQADLDRYAALFNQSINLRHFGAHLAFPEGRKTVITLPELRPEHRGGLGSAAAVNGGILAAMFDLAIGCCGALADPSRRCATVQLSMSFERAVTGENMRVEAEVDTKTVSLLFVSARALDGQGRVCARAQGVVKLSTLPWPSGESPAVT, from the coding sequence ATGTCCGACTCCCCGTCCGACCCGTCATCAAAGCCCTCGCAGGCCGACCTGGACCGCTACGCGGCGCTCTTCAACCAGAGCATCAACCTCCGCCACTTCGGCGCCCACCTCGCCTTCCCTGAGGGCCGCAAGACGGTCATCACCCTCCCGGAGCTCCGCCCTGAGCACCGCGGAGGGCTGGGCAGTGCCGCCGCCGTCAACGGAGGCATCCTCGCCGCCATGTTCGACCTGGCCATCGGCTGCTGCGGTGCCCTGGCGGACCCCTCCCGCCGCTGCGCCACCGTCCAGCTCTCCATGAGCTTCGAGCGCGCCGTCACCGGGGAGAACATGCGGGTAGAGGCGGAGGTGGACACCAAGACGGTCTCCCTCCTCTTCGTCTCCGCCCGGGCCCTCGACGGGCAGGGCCGCGTGTGCGCCCGCGCCCAGGGTGTCGTGAAGCTCTCCACCCTCCCCTGGCCCTCCGGCGAGAGCCCCGCAGTCACCTGA
- a CDS encoding RNA polymerase sigma factor, translating to MSAAVQGLRMTLRMPREAEEPVEEVPAREGEEDALSRRALVGDRAAWDALVARHHRRVVVSLLARGVRVDRAHELAQETWARLIQQQQRGLLTELRLPNLALTQAAFLAADDARRSRRESISGAVEELPERQHPVDPSVSAERRLLSEEQLSRAHAALAQVSPGARNVFLLACDGQELPHAEVAARVGLSVQRVRQILCEVRKKLRTALEEETHA from the coding sequence ATGAGTGCAGCCGTGCAGGGCCTGCGGATGACGCTTCGGATGCCAAGGGAAGCCGAGGAACCAGTGGAAGAGGTGCCGGCGCGCGAGGGGGAAGAAGACGCCCTGTCGCGCCGGGCGCTGGTCGGCGACCGGGCGGCCTGGGACGCGTTGGTGGCACGCCACCACCGCCGGGTCGTGGTATCGCTGCTCGCCCGGGGCGTCCGGGTGGACCGGGCGCATGAGCTGGCCCAGGAGACCTGGGCGCGGCTCATCCAACAACAGCAGCGCGGGCTGCTGACGGAGCTGCGCCTGCCCAACCTCGCCCTCACCCAGGCGGCCTTCCTGGCCGCGGACGATGCCCGCCGCTCCCGGCGGGAGTCCATCTCCGGGGCGGTGGAGGAGCTACCGGAGCGGCAGCACCCGGTGGACCCGTCGGTGTCCGCGGAGCGGCGCCTCCTCTCGGAGGAGCAGCTGTCCCGCGCCCATGCCGCGCTGGCGCAGGTGTCGCCCGGCGCGCGCAACGTCTTCCTCCTGGCCTGTGACGGCCAGGAGCTACCCCATGCCGAAGTCGCCGCCCGGGTCGGACTGTCCGTCCAGCGCGTGCGACAGATCCTGTGCGAGGTCCGCAAGAAGCTGCGCACCGCGCTCGAGGAGGAGACCCATGCTTAA
- a CDS encoding zf-HC2 domain-containing protein has translation MLKPHLTRDSAEQYILGALSPEASAALEAHTLECEPCALLLQEEAVLSEQLHEVAHAFPPEDRVIRPARWHVRRVAAGAVGAALAAAASLALVLLPGGRGHHPTRIDGGLARPSLELEVGVPHAIIVACPDLATEDSCTQEAAERGLLVQNPWGTGEVPRYEARTGLPEGAVSARGPVSL, from the coding sequence ATGCTTAAGCCCCATCTGACCCGCGACTCCGCGGAGCAATACATCCTGGGGGCGCTGTCACCCGAAGCGTCGGCCGCGCTGGAAGCGCACACGCTGGAGTGCGAGCCCTGCGCCCTGCTGCTTCAGGAAGAAGCCGTCCTGTCCGAGCAGCTCCACGAGGTGGCGCATGCCTTCCCTCCGGAGGACCGCGTCATCCGCCCCGCCCGCTGGCACGTGCGGCGCGTGGCGGCGGGCGCGGTCGGCGCGGCGCTGGCGGCGGCGGCCTCGCTGGCCCTCGTCCTGCTGCCCGGCGGCCGCGGCCACCATCCCACCCGCATCGACGGCGGCCTGGCCAGGCCGTCGCTGGAGCTGGAGGTGGGAGTGCCGCACGCCATCATCGTGGCCTGTCCGGACCTGGCCACCGAGGACTCCTGCACGCAGGAAGCCGCGGAGCGTGGGCTGCTGGTCCAGAACCCCTGGGGCACGGGTGAAGTGCCGCGTTACGAGGCCCGCACCGGCCTCCCCGAGGGCGCGGTGAGCGCGCGCGGCCCCGTGTCGCTGTGA
- a CDS encoding AraC family transcriptional regulator translates to MDFRKKLATLLLALAATAAGAQPSGGAQKLPVGWYVTESAPKRYEAAVDTTATCEGTRSASLRSLTSDENGYGTFMQAFGAQDFRGKRLRFSAAVRAKDVDGWAGLWMRVEGPDPKQPLAFDNMQSRALVGSRGCKRYDVVLDVPKEATTIMAGLIMSGTGQAWLDGVRFEVVDTSVPVTDLLASRPVVASGGPAGLEESFPVASNDQLPLGRVGDIWFNHGRVATDKPYTKRGDGVWVSILSEEVYEHGIAVTGTFGQRQLDLKVKAGGPKTLVDGTWGGEPVNILISTEKVVMRWGRLTRELPRDKGARVDGTCNRYQVNDGPRVTDQLDVCGAALGTRPPAAQLVVALLANGFRPTLPPQTFPIPQPPVRSRQALDTERGSGMVSP, encoded by the coding sequence ATGGACTTCCGGAAGAAACTCGCCACCCTGCTGCTCGCGCTGGCCGCCACCGCGGCCGGAGCGCAGCCCTCGGGTGGCGCCCAGAAGCTGCCGGTAGGCTGGTACGTGACGGAGAGCGCCCCCAAGCGCTACGAGGCGGCCGTGGACACCACCGCCACGTGCGAGGGCACCCGCAGCGCCTCGCTCCGCTCGCTGACGTCGGACGAGAACGGCTACGGCACCTTCATGCAGGCCTTCGGCGCGCAGGACTTCCGCGGCAAGCGGCTGCGCTTCTCCGCCGCCGTGCGCGCCAAGGACGTGGACGGCTGGGCGGGCCTGTGGATGCGCGTGGAGGGGCCGGACCCCAAGCAGCCGCTCGCCTTCGACAACATGCAGTCGCGCGCGCTGGTGGGCTCCAGGGGCTGCAAGCGCTACGACGTGGTGCTGGACGTGCCGAAGGAGGCCACCACCATCATGGCCGGCCTCATCATGAGCGGCACCGGCCAGGCCTGGCTGGACGGCGTGCGCTTCGAGGTGGTGGACACCTCGGTGCCGGTGACGGACCTGCTCGCCTCGCGCCCCGTGGTGGCGTCCGGCGGACCCGCCGGCCTGGAGGAGTCCTTCCCGGTCGCCTCGAACGACCAGCTTCCCCTGGGCCGCGTGGGCGACATCTGGTTCAACCATGGCCGCGTCGCCACGGACAAGCCGTATACCAAGCGCGGCGACGGCGTCTGGGTGAGCATCCTCTCCGAGGAAGTCTATGAGCACGGCATCGCCGTGACGGGCACCTTCGGTCAGCGCCAGCTGGACCTGAAGGTGAAGGCCGGTGGACCGAAGACGCTCGTCGACGGCACCTGGGGCGGAGAGCCGGTCAACATCCTCATCTCGACGGAGAAGGTCGTCATGCGCTGGGGCCGCCTCACGCGTGAGCTGCCGCGGGACAAGGGCGCGCGGGTGGACGGCACGTGCAACCGCTACCAGGTGAATGACGGGCCGCGCGTGACGGACCAGCTCGACGTGTGCGGCGCGGCGCTCGGCACCCGGCCTCCGGCGGCCCAGCTCGTCGTGGCCCTGCTGGCCAACGGCTTCCGCCCCACCCTGCCGCCGCAGACCTTCCCCATTCCGCAGCCGCCCGTGCGCAGCCGCCAGGCGCTCGACACGGAGCGCGGGTCGGGCATGGTCTCCCCCTGA
- a CDS encoding RNA polymerase sigma factor encodes MYEQLTDDELFAEVVRRRAAGEPFKAHLGSLVDRWGRPARYVISKIQASYGRGSPADADELFQDAVGKFIDRGLDQFRGVSEQMPGRSASPKTFFLRIVKHVAIDFYRRHREELAAPSSDPDDAMEESPSQVVQAVEAGKRREERAEAQELYWAAFARLQQEHPKEASAWELYHHEDVEDHEECARRLNISVVNSYKRVSRAQAYLKLYLLDLQRESQGEEA; translated from the coding sequence GTGTACGAGCAGCTCACGGATGACGAATTGTTCGCGGAGGTGGTCCGCCGCCGCGCCGCTGGCGAGCCCTTCAAGGCCCACCTCGGTTCGTTGGTGGACCGGTGGGGCCGCCCCGCGCGCTATGTCATCAGCAAGATCCAGGCGAGCTACGGCCGCGGTTCCCCAGCGGACGCGGACGAGCTCTTCCAGGACGCGGTGGGGAAGTTCATCGACCGCGGTCTGGACCAGTTCAGGGGCGTCTCAGAGCAGATGCCCGGACGCAGCGCGTCTCCCAAGACGTTCTTCCTGCGCATCGTCAAGCACGTGGCCATCGACTTCTACCGGAGGCACCGCGAAGAGCTCGCGGCGCCTTCGTCGGACCCCGATGACGCCATGGAGGAGTCACCTTCCCAGGTGGTCCAGGCTGTCGAAGCAGGAAAGCGCCGCGAGGAGCGCGCCGAGGCCCAGGAGCTGTACTGGGCGGCGTTTGCCAGACTCCAGCAGGAGCACCCGAAGGAGGCCTCCGCATGGGAGCTGTACCACCACGAGGACGTCGAGGATCACGAAGAATGTGCCCGCCGTCTGAACATCAGCGTGGTCAACTCCTACAAGCGCGTCAGTCGCGCTCAGGCCTACCTGAAGCTCTACCTGTTGGATCTCCAGCGCGAGTCGCAAGGGGAGGAAGCGTGA
- a CDS encoding metallophosphoesterase family protein, which translates to MSARTIVIGDLHGCLDEALELLDKVGATSSDRVIFAGDLVDRGPKRRECVELAMRHEAILGNHEEKHLQQRRRTDDRLLPDHLETRRVLDPEHYDWMAGLPHFIRLPEHNAIVVHAGMVPGKPVEEQDAYHLLHVQCIQPPSPKSYWPSKAPEGWTFWTHHWKGPERVIFGHTVFDRPLVTEHAVGIDTGCVYGRSLTAVVLPTWELVSVPARNTYRGGKEVAKIPVHGDVCVYS; encoded by the coding sequence ATGTCCGCCCGCACCATCGTCATCGGAGACCTCCACGGCTGCCTCGACGAGGCCCTGGAGCTGCTCGACAAGGTCGGCGCCACCTCCAGCGACCGCGTCATCTTCGCGGGGGACCTGGTGGACCGCGGCCCGAAGCGGCGCGAGTGCGTGGAGCTGGCGATGCGGCACGAGGCCATCCTCGGCAACCACGAAGAGAAGCACCTCCAGCAGCGCCGCCGGACGGACGACCGCCTGCTCCCCGACCACCTTGAGACGCGCCGCGTCCTGGACCCGGAGCACTACGACTGGATGGCGGGCCTGCCCCACTTCATCCGGTTGCCGGAGCACAACGCCATCGTCGTGCATGCCGGCATGGTGCCCGGGAAGCCGGTCGAGGAGCAGGACGCCTACCACCTGCTCCACGTGCAGTGCATCCAGCCGCCCTCTCCCAAGAGTTATTGGCCCTCCAAGGCTCCGGAAGGGTGGACGTTCTGGACGCACCACTGGAAGGGTCCGGAGCGGGTCATCTTCGGCCACACCGTCTTCGACAGGCCGCTCGTCACCGAGCACGCGGTGGGTATCGACACCGGCTGCGTGTATGGCCGCTCATTGACGGCGGTGGTGCTCCCCACCTGGGAGCTCGTCTCGGTGCCAGCCCGGAATACCTACCGGGGCGGCAAAGAGGTGGCGAAGATTCCGGTGCATGGCGACGTCTGCGTCTACTCCTGA
- a CDS encoding vWA domain-containing protein, producing the protein MTTQTQNTNLLPEAQRGPAERLLDLVLGGSAHLWHNRPGIDLNGTWYAAAHATPAQKSLGRPVKPGLFVPAAVRLYRQLLDIYKLNAELMAHFASYALTQTDWRDLKVATCALMLVQEHAGQPVRDDHGQVAFHDDDWRAIGEAMVLHYERKSTRMLAPKAVLRVAELLEQPEIARLNREAGFGDPASRKAPLGRWKRVASKWLAAREANLPMLQGLVKAGYKETLKKLARKAGYKPSTQGFFEVLGWKQKQSEAGHRTVGLSGLTLVKRERFDGLSEAEICEWVELERLSYKEVVGRLPKDVGLTPAIMAALLPSLSDRDLRLMTPTLEELGLLAEPSVRARWDKAVAASTDQRALNIAKNVRSEVLRQKLEEASDNAARNAVAEATAETDVRVMFLIDKSGSMEGAIENSKEALARILAGFPVDKLHIAAFDTMGTVLKPKAANRTAVQHMLAGLKASGGTTHAAAVQALHRDGVKVPEGAKLVVIVVGDEAGEAGDQFARAFRDFGYTVAAMALLVSVAGARGNTVRTCAGQLKVPFSEVNVDQFADPYQVPRVLKALLDAPAAQGVSNTTTQSGWVERVMRTPLLKVA; encoded by the coding sequence ATGACGACCCAGACGCAGAACACGAACCTGTTGCCGGAGGCGCAGCGCGGCCCGGCCGAGCGCCTGCTGGACCTGGTGCTCGGGGGCTCGGCGCACCTGTGGCACAACCGGCCCGGCATCGACCTGAACGGCACCTGGTACGCGGCGGCGCATGCCACCCCGGCCCAGAAGTCGCTCGGGCGTCCGGTGAAGCCCGGCCTCTTCGTGCCGGCGGCGGTGCGGCTCTACCGGCAGCTGCTGGACATCTACAAGCTCAACGCGGAGCTGATGGCGCACTTCGCGTCGTACGCGCTGACGCAGACGGACTGGCGTGACCTGAAGGTGGCCACGTGCGCGCTCATGCTGGTGCAGGAGCACGCGGGCCAGCCCGTGCGCGACGACCACGGCCAGGTGGCGTTCCACGACGACGACTGGCGGGCCATCGGCGAGGCGATGGTGCTCCACTACGAGCGCAAGTCCACGCGCATGCTCGCGCCCAAGGCCGTGCTGCGGGTGGCGGAGCTGCTCGAGCAGCCGGAGATTGCACGCCTGAACCGCGAGGCGGGCTTCGGTGACCCCGCGTCCCGCAAGGCGCCGCTGGGCCGCTGGAAGCGCGTGGCGTCCAAGTGGCTGGCGGCGCGTGAGGCGAACCTGCCGATGCTCCAGGGTCTGGTGAAGGCCGGGTACAAGGAGACGTTGAAGAAGCTGGCGCGCAAGGCGGGGTACAAGCCGAGCACGCAGGGCTTCTTCGAGGTGCTCGGCTGGAAGCAGAAGCAGTCCGAGGCAGGCCACCGCACGGTGGGCCTGAGCGGCCTGACGCTGGTCAAGCGGGAGCGCTTCGACGGCCTGTCGGAGGCGGAGATCTGCGAGTGGGTCGAGCTGGAGCGCCTCTCCTACAAGGAGGTGGTGGGCCGGCTGCCGAAGGACGTGGGTCTGACGCCGGCCATCATGGCGGCCCTGCTCCCGTCCCTGTCGGACCGTGACTTGCGGCTGATGACGCCGACGCTGGAGGAGCTGGGCTTGCTGGCGGAGCCCTCGGTGCGTGCGCGCTGGGACAAGGCCGTGGCTGCGTCCACGGACCAGCGGGCGCTGAACATCGCGAAGAACGTCCGCAGCGAGGTGCTGCGTCAGAAGCTGGAGGAGGCGAGCGACAACGCGGCACGCAACGCGGTGGCGGAGGCGACGGCCGAGACTGACGTGAGGGTGATGTTCCTCATCGACAAGTCGGGCTCCATGGAGGGGGCCATCGAGAACTCGAAGGAGGCGCTCGCGCGCATCCTCGCGGGCTTCCCGGTGGACAAGCTGCACATCGCGGCGTTCGACACGATGGGCACGGTGCTGAAGCCGAAGGCGGCCAACCGCACCGCGGTGCAGCACATGCTGGCGGGGCTGAAGGCGTCGGGCGGCACGACGCACGCGGCCGCGGTGCAGGCGCTGCACCGTGACGGCGTGAAGGTGCCGGAGGGGGCGAAGCTGGTGGTCATCGTGGTGGGAGACGAGGCGGGCGAGGCGGGTGACCAGTTCGCCCGGGCGTTCCGCGACTTCGGCTACACCGTGGCGGCCATGGCGTTGCTGGTGTCGGTGGCGGGTGCGCGCGGCAACACGGTGCGCACGTGCGCGGGGCAGCTGAAGGTGCCGTTCAGCGAGGTGAACGTGGACCAGTTCGCGGACCCGTACCAGGTGCCGCGGGTGCTGAAGGCGCTGCTGGATGCGCCGGCGGCACAGGGCGTCTCCAACACCACCACGCAGTCCGGGTGGGTGGAGCGGGTGATGCGCACGCCGCTGCTGAAGGTGGCGTGA
- a CDS encoding DUF2267 domain-containing protein produces the protein MADDREQQGKGAPPEDERPAGRRDVPIEVRRKLRHESRASQTYKVFLDHLCERGGMSPAVAQQAAVSVLCAVEQRILSDEALDMEAQLPRKLTDLLHRCEKHEEELPPKFGREHLLRRVGEDLSLNPDAVEPVVRAVLDAIRHQISEGEAEDVMSQLPEDLRDLWGRAI, from the coding sequence ATGGCCGATGACCGTGAGCAACAGGGCAAGGGCGCCCCCCCGGAGGACGAGCGTCCAGCCGGCCGCCGCGACGTCCCCATCGAGGTCCGGCGCAAGCTGCGGCACGAGTCGCGCGCGAGCCAGACGTACAAGGTGTTCCTCGACCACCTGTGCGAGCGAGGGGGCATGTCACCCGCCGTGGCGCAGCAGGCAGCCGTCTCGGTGCTGTGCGCGGTGGAGCAGCGCATCCTCAGCGATGAGGCCCTGGACATGGAGGCCCAGCTCCCTCGCAAGCTCACGGACCTGCTGCACCGCTGCGAGAAGCACGAGGAGGAGCTGCCACCCAAGTTCGGCCGGGAGCACCTGCTGCGGCGCGTGGGCGAGGACCTGTCGCTCAACCCGGACGCGGTGGAGCCCGTGGTCCGCGCGGTGCTGGACGCCATCCGCCACCAGATTTCCGAGGGCGAGGCGGAGGACGTGATGTCCCAGCTCCCGGAGGACCTGCGGGACCTCTGGGGCCGGGCCATCTGA